One genomic region from Phocoena sinus isolate mPhoSin1 chromosome 3, mPhoSin1.pri, whole genome shotgun sequence encodes:
- the NREP gene encoding neuronal regeneration-related protein — MVYYPELSVWVSQEPFPNKEMEGRLPKGRLPVPKEVSRKKDGQTEAASLHPLGSSELHSPGISYLLSF, encoded by the exons GTTTATTACCCAGAGCTTTCTGTCTGGGTCAGTCAAGAACCATTTCCAAACAAGGAAATGGAGGGAAGGCTTCCTAAG ggaagacttcctgtcCCAAAGGAAGTGAGCCGCAAGAAGGATGGCCAGACCGAGGCTGCCTCCCTGCATCCACTTGGCAGCAGTGAGCTCCACTCCCCGGGAATCAGTTACCTCCTCTCTTTTTAA